Proteins encoded by one window of Vibrio rumoiensis:
- the ubiT gene encoding ubiquinone anaerobic biosynthesis accessory factor UbiT, with product MFSRFRSQAVASAASLLAIPTKLIPQSLHNKVLLEGLKRVFHEALEDGDFEFLQDRWLKVSINDIQLSWMISYDDGQLIVSNKLQQQDVSFSGCLNDMVLIAGRKEDPDTLFFQRRLKIEGDTELGLEVKNLMDSLDLDSLPKPVTQTMQQLASFVQQGLVDQTSQTVVA from the coding sequence ATGTTTTCTCGTTTCCGCTCTCAAGCCGTTGCCAGTGCAGCTTCGTTGTTGGCCATTCCTACCAAACTGATCCCACAATCGCTTCATAATAAAGTATTACTTGAAGGGCTAAAGCGAGTTTTTCATGAAGCGCTAGAAGATGGGGATTTTGAGTTTTTACAAGACCGTTGGCTAAAGGTTTCGATCAATGATATCCAGTTAAGTTGGATGATCAGTTACGATGATGGGCAATTGATCGTATCGAATAAACTTCAACAACAAGATGTCAGCTTTTCTGGTTGCCTGAATGACATGGTCTTGATTGCTGGGCGAAAAGAAGATCCTGATACCTTGTTTTTTCAACGTCGTCTAAAAATTGAAGGGGATACCGAGCTTGGGTTAGAGGTGAAAAATTTGATGGATAGCCTAGATTTAGATTCCCTACCTAAACCCGTTACTCAAACGATGCAGCAATTAGCGAGCTTTGTTCAGCAAGGCTTAGTCGATCAGACATCACAAACCGTGGTTGCTTAA
- a CDS encoding GNAT family N-acetyltransferase codes for MQIRTEAPADILTIDALLRDAFPTSAEAKLVRSLRENSRFTLSLVACSDEGEVIGYALFTPVTVDGEDYGWQGLAPVAVKSSFRKQGIAEQLIRSGFDSLLEFGYTACVVLGDPNYYSRFGFQNAEQFDLVSVYNQLPEFVPGAFQVMPLDDGALDGKSGLVEYSPEFQG; via the coding sequence ATGCAAATTCGTACCGAAGCGCCGGCTGATATTTTAACGATTGATGCATTACTGCGAGATGCCTTCCCAACCTCAGCTGAGGCTAAATTGGTTCGTTCATTACGCGAAAATAGCCGCTTTACGCTTTCATTGGTTGCGTGCAGTGATGAAGGTGAAGTGATTGGTTATGCGTTATTTACCCCAGTGACGGTTGATGGTGAAGATTATGGTTGGCAAGGTTTAGCGCCAGTGGCCGTCAAATCGTCTTTTCGTAAACAAGGTATTGCAGAACAACTAATACGCTCAGGTTTTGATTCGTTACTCGAATTTGGTTATACCGCCTGTGTCGTATTAGGCGATCCTAACTACTATTCTCGTTTCGGCTTTCAAAATGCCGAGCAGTTTGATTTGGTGTCGGTTTATAACCAACTGCCTGAATTTGTCCCCGGTGCATTTCAAGTGATGCCGTTGGATGATGGTGCTTTAGATGGGAAGTCAGGCTTGGTAGAATACAGCCCAGAATTCCAAGGCTAA
- a CDS encoding DNA polymerase III subunit psi — MFENSSSEQRKQRYLKEMGISMFDVAHPDKLEGYQTPGITLPKECVLLLVAEHLPQGEDATLFIKVLASMKLQPEQARHLTPAQLNQLQSHHLEWLWCAGDEALLSSADVIPQRESLKFLRSSALNAIHGNTQNRRDLWQQICSYD, encoded by the coding sequence ATGTTTGAAAATTCCAGTTCAGAGCAGCGCAAGCAACGTTATTTAAAGGAAATGGGCATTTCAATGTTTGACGTCGCCCATCCGGATAAACTTGAGGGTTACCAAACCCCTGGTATTACATTGCCTAAAGAGTGTGTTTTATTGCTGGTGGCTGAACATTTACCTCAAGGTGAAGATGCGACGCTTTTTATCAAAGTATTGGCTAGTATGAAGTTGCAACCAGAACAAGCAAGGCACTTAACGCCAGCTCAATTAAATCAATTGCAATCACATCACTTAGAGTGGCTTTGGTGCGCCGGAGATGAGGCTTTACTGTCGAGTGCGGATGTTATCCCTCAACGAGAATCGTTAAAGTTTTTACGTTCTTCCGCATTAAATGCGATTCATGGGAATACCCAAAACCGTCGCGATCTTTGGCAACAGATTTGTTCTTATGATTGA
- the rimI gene encoding ribosomal protein S18-alanine N-acetyltransferase, whose product MIDNYRIMPLHVDHLDAVWAIEKVAHSHPWSESMIRDLSHQNSPNSSKYQFGLWTDEQLAGYVYSQNVVGEVTLLTIAVAPNQQGKGYGRKLLEHLIDHSEASKAESIWLEVRESNRGAYQLYDALGFNEIDRRVNYYPSTSSKNGKEDAIIMNLMLDDDFNPFA is encoded by the coding sequence ATGATTGATAATTACCGCATTATGCCCTTACACGTTGATCACCTTGATGCTGTCTGGGCCATTGAAAAAGTAGCACATAGCCATCCTTGGTCTGAATCGATGATTCGCGATCTCTCTCATCAAAATTCACCTAACTCAAGTAAGTATCAGTTTGGCTTATGGACCGACGAGCAACTTGCTGGTTATGTGTATAGCCAAAATGTTGTTGGTGAAGTGACGCTATTGACCATTGCGGTTGCCCCCAACCAACAAGGCAAAGGCTACGGTCGTAAATTGCTAGAACACTTGATTGACCATAGTGAAGCGTCGAAAGCGGAAAGTATTTGGCTTGAAGTGAGAGAAAGCAACCGAGGTGCGTATCAATTATATGATGCGCTTGGATTTAATGAGATCGACCGACGCGTCAATTATTACCCCTCAACAAGCAGTAAGAATGGCAAGGAAGATGCCATCATCATGAATTTGATGTTGGATGATGACTTTAATCCATTTGCTTAA
- the prfC gene encoding peptide chain release factor 3, protein MSFLSEVSKRRTFAIISHPDAGKTTITEKVLLFGNALQKAGTVKGRGSNQHAKSDWMEMEKERGISVTTSVMQFPYNDCLVNLLDTPGHEDFSEDTYRTLTAVDSCLMVIDAAKGVEDRTRKLMEVTRLRDTPIVTFMNKCDRDTRDPMDLLDEVESELKMACAPVSWPIGSGKEFKGVYHIHRDETILYATGQGSTIQEVRSIKGLDNPDLDVAIGGEIAEQLREDMELVIGAAHEFDHELFLKGELTPVFFGTALGNFGVDHMLTGLTEWAPAPLAREANERTVEATEEKFSGFVFKIQANMDPKHRDRIAFMRIVSGTYSQGMKMNHVRTGKMVNISDAVTFMAGDRSRAEHAYAGDIIGLHNHGTIQIGDTFTQGETLKFAGIPNFAPELFRRIRLRDPLKQKQLLKGLVQLSEEGAVQVFRPLQNNDLIVGAVGVLQFDVVVARLKSEYNVEAIYEGVNVATARWVECADEKKLDEFKRKNQVNLALDGGDNLSYVAPTMVNLNLAKERFPDIEFRATREH, encoded by the coding sequence ATGTCTTTCCTTTCTGAAGTTAGTAAGCGTCGTACGTTTGCGATCATTTCTCACCCGGATGCGGGTAAAACAACCATTACTGAAAAAGTATTGTTATTCGGAAATGCTTTACAAAAAGCAGGTACTGTTAAAGGTCGTGGTTCAAATCAGCACGCGAAATCTGACTGGATGGAAATGGAAAAAGAACGTGGTATTTCGGTAACCACTTCAGTGATGCAGTTCCCTTATAATGATTGTTTGGTGAACTTGCTTGATACTCCAGGACACGAAGATTTCTCGGAAGATACTTACCGTACTTTAACCGCGGTGGATTCTTGCTTGATGGTGATCGATGCGGCGAAAGGTGTCGAAGACCGTACGCGTAAGTTGATGGAAGTGACGCGTTTACGTGATACGCCGATCGTTACCTTCATGAACAAATGTGACCGTGATACACGCGATCCAATGGATTTGCTTGATGAAGTAGAAAGCGAGTTGAAAATGGCTTGTGCCCCTGTTTCTTGGCCAATTGGTAGCGGTAAAGAATTTAAAGGCGTGTACCATATTCATCGTGATGAAACGATCTTATACGCGACAGGTCAAGGTTCAACCATTCAAGAAGTTCGTAGTATTAAAGGGCTAGATAATCCAGATCTTGATGTGGCTATCGGCGGTGAGATTGCTGAGCAACTGCGTGAAGATATGGAGTTGGTGATCGGGGCTGCGCATGAATTTGATCACGAACTTTTCCTAAAAGGAGAGTTAACGCCAGTCTTTTTCGGTACCGCTCTTGGTAACTTTGGTGTTGACCATATGCTTACCGGTTTAACTGAGTGGGCTCCGGCGCCTTTGGCTCGTGAAGCCAATGAACGTACTGTTGAAGCAACAGAAGAGAAATTCTCAGGTTTTGTATTTAAGATCCAAGCGAATATGGATCCTAAGCACCGTGACCGTATTGCTTTTATGCGTATCGTATCTGGCACATATTCTCAGGGCATGAAAATGAATCATGTCCGTACTGGTAAAATGGTGAATATTTCTGATGCGGTAACCTTTATGGCGGGTGACCGTTCTCGCGCGGAACATGCATATGCCGGTGATATTATCGGGTTACACAACCATGGTACGATTCAGATCGGTGATACCTTCACTCAAGGTGAAACGTTGAAGTTTGCGGGGATCCCTAACTTTGCACCAGAACTGTTCCGCCGTATTCGCCTACGCGATCCACTGAAACAAAAACAATTGCTGAAAGGCCTAGTTCAGTTATCTGAAGAAGGTGCGGTGCAGGTGTTTCGTCCATTACAAAACAATGATCTTATTGTTGGTGCGGTCGGTGTACTTCAGTTTGATGTGGTTGTGGCACGCTTGAAGTCTGAATACAACGTTGAAGCAATCTATGAAGGCGTGAATGTGGCAACGGCTCGTTGGGTTGAATGTGCTGATGAGAAAAAACTTGATGAGTTTAAGCGCAAGAACCAAGTGAATTTAGCATTAGATGGCGGTGATAACTTATCTTATGTTGCGCCAACCATGGTAAATCTAAACTTAGCGAAAGAACGTTTCCCTGATATTGAGTTCCGTGCGACACGCGAGCACTAA
- a CDS encoding TatD family hydrolase, protein MPDYSFIDTHCHFDFPVFSDLKAELTKAEKAGVRKIIIPATQQASWQNLISLSLQHPSLYYALGLHPYFLEQHDGDALIRLDEALKHRTPRCVAVGECGLDFMLNDECLTPENIDKQYRIFDEHLQLANRYQLPLIIHARKSHDKILQRLRKIRPNKGGVIHAFSGSYQQAMEYVKLGFYIGVGGVITYERAKKTRQAIAQLPLTALVLETDAPDMPISGFQGKPNHPAYLHDIFDSLCLLRQEHKREIAHQIWHNSCVLFQLKG, encoded by the coding sequence ATGCCTGACTATTCCTTTATCGATACCCACTGCCATTTTGATTTTCCTGTTTTTTCTGATCTTAAAGCTGAATTAACAAAAGCGGAAAAGGCTGGAGTCAGAAAAATCATCATTCCGGCTACTCAACAAGCGAGCTGGCAGAATTTAATTTCTCTCTCTTTGCAACATCCTTCTCTTTATTATGCACTTGGTCTACATCCTTATTTTCTTGAACAACACGATGGGGATGCTCTAATACGACTTGATGAAGCATTAAAACATCGAACACCCCGTTGTGTTGCTGTAGGAGAATGTGGTCTGGACTTTATGTTGAATGATGAATGTCTAACGCCAGAGAATATCGATAAGCAATATCGAATTTTTGATGAACATCTTCAACTGGCGAATCGCTATCAATTACCGCTTATTATTCATGCTCGTAAATCACACGATAAAATTTTACAACGCTTACGTAAGATCAGACCTAATAAAGGTGGTGTCATTCACGCTTTTTCTGGTAGCTATCAGCAAGCGATGGAATATGTGAAATTAGGCTTCTATATTGGAGTTGGCGGTGTGATTACTTATGAAAGAGCGAAGAAAACGCGCCAAGCGATTGCTCAACTTCCTTTAACTGCGTTAGTGCTAGAAACTGACGCACCAGATATGCCTATATCTGGATTTCAAGGCAAACCGAATCATCCTGCATATTTACACGATATATTTGACTCATTGTGCTTGCTTCGCCAAGAGCATAAAAGGGAGATTGCTCATCAAATTTGGCATAATAGTTGCGTGTTATTTCAACTAAAGGGATAA